From one Tetragenococcus osmophilus genomic stretch:
- a CDS encoding CDP-glycerol glycerophosphotransferase family protein — protein MNNLEYFIEKNELIFAFTSDKLSYEYKISLKRSDKQFDFQLINYEEYEDYNFYQFGCSLAEFAEFLQEQENSMVIYEDDTNEEEEEDQDSEKRQSYKFTITTQYLKYNKKLDTVRRAEHIVKLNKKKWTLFNLVHVFNEDNDLTFVPYITKKGALALLVNKELADSQYYLRKTISKIKVTEKELHLQGNLTTRFFDIESGKIQLVERGGDQSISFPVSIVQNKNQKENAFARRHHYDWHLPIEKIKLYLEDLAKKEELSIDFFFVLSLKGTDQAVRFRVGNPRFLTNYFMKGEMAIFSEKDNRWLSAVPYFTLKGVNLSLTYNQYGKEAYDYYRKYKKHWKSVKKQAKNRSVWIIGERSYKAQDNGYHFFKYLRTNHPEIDAYYVIQKDSPERKHVVPFGNVIDFGSKQHFEKVIQADYICGTHHPDSLYPIRSREYMKNISAKKIFLQHGVFGTKNIAPIYAKWVNEFYTDLFITSSEKERQIAIVDMGYYDEEVVATGLARFETLFKNDLPLKRQVLIIPTWRDWITNNQVFEESDYFKRYEELLFDPRLKEFAEKFDLELIFCLHPNMQDYVGYFENAPVTVIKQGDRDVQDLIKESMVMLTDYSSVAFDFSFLHKPVVYYQFDRNRFLGKNPSHLDLDNELPGDIAFDEDKVIEYLFKIGENNFKMENEYVEKADKFIMYRDRYSNERIFKAIQNIPQQNKIKKFLRDDPLALKVFSRYRRSKYYFPTMKLFYKFLSHFGKTNDRQIVFESGVGKRYEDSPRMIYEKMIENQEDFDYIWIMNNNAPLKANSQTKIIKRLSPDYYKYLATSKYWVNNQNFPTYLTKPKQTQYLQTWHGTPLKKMQHDQDQIEGRDEGYLTRVTHAKNQWSALLSPSSYATQAFRSAFQYNGPVLELGYPRNDVFYKPNLDEKRESIRRKLNIDEEKKVILYAPTFRDNQKKGKKFTMKNKINFRIFERRLGEDYVLLIREHIVVASKLNIPEEFRHNIINVSKYPDIQELMIASDMLVTDYSSVMFDYANTNKPMYFYCYDLDEYGDMRGFYFDLEEQAPGPIVKNTSNLFRSIAKEGQYWDNYGEKYRAFQNRFAPLDGPNRAEKVYKAFFKR, from the coding sequence GAATATAAAATCTCTCTAAAGCGTAGTGACAAGCAATTTGATTTTCAGCTTATAAATTATGAAGAATACGAAGATTATAATTTTTATCAATTTGGCTGTTCTTTAGCTGAGTTTGCTGAATTTTTGCAGGAACAAGAAAATTCAATGGTAATTTATGAAGACGATACAAATGAAGAAGAGGAAGAAGACCAAGATAGTGAGAAAAGACAATCCTATAAATTTACTATTACGACTCAATATTTAAAGTATAACAAAAAGTTAGATACGGTTAGGCGCGCTGAGCATATCGTTAAATTAAATAAGAAAAAGTGGACATTGTTTAATTTAGTTCATGTTTTCAATGAAGATAATGATTTAACATTTGTTCCTTATATTACAAAGAAGGGAGCTTTAGCTCTTTTAGTAAATAAAGAACTTGCGGATAGTCAATATTATCTAAGAAAGACGATTTCTAAAATTAAAGTCACAGAAAAAGAACTACATCTTCAAGGTAATCTGACTACTCGATTTTTTGATATTGAAAGTGGCAAAATTCAATTAGTTGAAAGAGGCGGCGATCAATCGATAAGTTTCCCTGTTTCAATTGTTCAAAATAAAAATCAAAAAGAGAATGCTTTTGCACGGAGACACCATTATGATTGGCATTTACCTATAGAAAAAATAAAATTGTATTTAGAAGATTTAGCCAAAAAAGAGGAATTAAGTATTGATTTCTTCTTTGTCTTGTCATTAAAAGGAACGGATCAAGCCGTTAGGTTTCGGGTAGGGAACCCAAGATTTTTGACAAATTATTTCATGAAGGGTGAAATGGCTATTTTTTCGGAGAAAGATAATCGTTGGCTTTCAGCTGTCCCTTATTTCACTTTGAAAGGCGTCAATCTTTCACTAACTTATAATCAATATGGAAAAGAAGCTTATGATTATTATCGGAAATATAAAAAGCATTGGAAGAGTGTAAAAAAGCAAGCAAAGAACCGTTCTGTGTGGATCATAGGGGAGCGTTCTTATAAAGCTCAAGATAACGGATACCATTTTTTCAAATATTTACGTACGAACCATCCAGAAATCGATGCCTATTATGTCATACAAAAGGACTCTCCTGAGCGAAAACATGTTGTTCCATTTGGAAATGTTATCGATTTTGGTTCAAAGCAACACTTTGAAAAAGTCATTCAAGCTGATTACATTTGTGGAACACATCATCCAGATTCTTTATATCCAATTCGTAGTAGAGAATATATGAAAAATATTTCGGCTAAAAAGATATTTTTACAACACGGTGTCTTCGGAACAAAGAACATCGCCCCAATTTACGCAAAATGGGTAAATGAATTTTATACTGATTTATTTATTACAAGTTCAGAAAAAGAGCGACAAATCGCTATTGTCGATATGGGATACTATGATGAAGAGGTCGTTGCTACAGGTTTAGCTCGTTTTGAAACATTATTTAAAAATGACCTTCCACTAAAACGGCAAGTTTTGATTATTCCTACTTGGCGAGATTGGATTACGAACAACCAGGTTTTTGAGGAAAGTGATTATTTTAAAAGGTATGAAGAACTACTCTTTGACCCGCGATTAAAAGAGTTTGCAGAAAAGTTTGATTTAGAATTGATTTTTTGCTTGCATCCTAATATGCAAGACTATGTGGGTTACTTTGAAAATGCACCTGTGACCGTGATAAAACAAGGAGATCGAGATGTTCAAGACTTAATTAAAGAAAGCATGGTTATGCTTACGGATTATTCCAGTGTTGCATTTGATTTTAGTTTTTTGCACAAACCCGTTGTTTATTATCAGTTTGATCGTAATCGGTTTTTAGGCAAGAATCCTTCGCATTTGGATTTGGACAATGAGTTACCTGGAGACATTGCATTTGATGAGGATAAGGTTATTGAGTATTTATTTAAAATTGGCGAAAACAATTTTAAAATGGAGAATGAATATGTAGAAAAAGCTGATAAATTCATTATGTATCGTGATCGTTATTCAAATGAACGTATATTTAAAGCTATTCAAAATATTCCCCAACAAAATAAAATAAAGAAATTTCTTAGAGATGACCCATTAGCTCTAAAAGTCTTCTCCCGTTACAGACGTTCTAAGTACTATTTTCCTACAATGAAATTGTTTTATAAATTTTTAAGTCACTTTGGAAAAACAAATGATAGACAAATTGTATTTGAAAGTGGTGTAGGGAAAAGATATGAAGATAGCCCGCGTATGATTTATGAAAAAATGATAGAAAATCAGGAAGATTTTGATTATATCTGGATTATGAATAATAATGCGCCCTTAAAAGCTAATTCTCAAACAAAAATTATAAAACGACTATCTCCTGATTATTATAAGTACCTAGCTACAAGTAAATATTGGGTAAATAATCAAAACTTTCCTACTTATTTAACAAAGCCGAAACAAACTCAGTATTTACAGACATGGCATGGTACTCCTTTAAAGAAAATGCAACATGACCAAGATCAAATTGAAGGTAGAGATGAAGGCTATCTCACTCGTGTAACTCATGCAAAAAACCAATGGAGCGCGTTGTTGTCTCCTTCTTCCTATGCTACGCAGGCGTTTCGTTCTGCCTTTCAATATAATGGTCCAGTCTTAGAGCTAGGATATCCAAGAAATGATGTTTTTTATAAGCCTAATTTAGATGAGAAAAGAGAAAGTATTCGTCGTAAATTGAATATTGATGAAGAGAAAAAAGTGATTCTTTATGCCCCTACTTTTCGTGATAATCAGAAAAAGGGAAAGAAGTTCACCATGAAAAATAAAATCAATTTTCGAATTTTCGAGCGTCGCTTAGGAGAAGATTATGTTTTATTAATTAGAGAACATATTGTAGTAGCTAGTAAGTTGAATATACCAGAAGAATTTCGACACAATATTATAAATGTGTCAAAATATCCGGATATTCAAGAACTAATGATAGCTTCTGATATGCTGGTTACAGATTATTCATCGGTTATGTTTGACTATGCGAATACAAATAAACCAATGTATTTTTACTGTTATGATTTGGATGAATATGGAGATATGCGTGGTTTCTATTTTGATTTAGAAGAACAAGCTCCAGGGCCAATTGTAAAAAACACATCAAATTTATTCAGATCAATTGCCAAAGAAGGGCAATATTGGGATAATTATGGAGAGAAATATCGAGCGTTTCAAAATCGTTTTGCACCTCTAGATGGACCTAATAGAGCAGAGAAAGTCTACAAAGCGTTTTTTAAAAGGTGA